The following DNA comes from Candidatus Neptunochlamydia vexilliferae.
ATAAACACGATATGGTATTTACAATCCCATTTAGAATGAGATAAACTCTCAAAAGACGATGTTGTATTCATAATTTTTTCCTTTGTTGGTCTGCCAAGCCCAACAAGGAAAATACAACATCATCTTTTTTCACTAAATCTTAAGGCCAAGCCTTGAAAGTCCACTGGTCAAACCAGTGGCTTACCTGTCAATGAGTTATTCTTGCCCAGCTCATTAGGCCCCGTAAAGAAATAGCTACCTCAATAACGGACAAATGCCCCTTCCAGGTTACGATTCACGCTCTTAAGGTCAAAGTGCTCGGGATCAAAATCCTTCCCCATCCACTGAACGGTATCCTCGTATTCAGGATGGTTCTTATCACACATGATTTCGAGGTTTTCCTCATAGCCCCAGACCCCTCCACAGTCTTCAGGAGGACAAGCCCTTGCTCCTTCTAGACATTTCGGGTAAAACACTCCCTTCTCTTTAGAAAGAATTGCTTCAACTTTCACCTTGTGTTCCCAGCAGTCGCCAAAGTCATACTCGTATAAAATCTCATCTTTTTCCCTCAAGCTAAGAGCAGCAAGCCTCTCATTAGAAAAGCCCTCTTCATCACAGCCAAACTCCTGATTGCCATACCTAAAACTATAAAGATGGCAGTTTTCCCAACCCATCGCAAGTTGAATCGTCCTATGGAGATCTTCCAGATCTCCAGCCATATCGATCAACACCCGTCTCCAGATCAATGGGTTCAGTCTTAGTAGAGAGATCTTCAGCTTTAAAATCTTTCCTGGCATATCAGCCTCCTTAAAGTTCAAAAGCTTCAGTTTCTAAAAAAACATCCTTTTTCTGAAAGAATAAAGATTATGCACCTAGCGCTAAAAGAGCCCTACAAAAAAATCGCGCCGGCGCCGAGGAGCTTTGCCTCGCACGCTCCTCTGCGTCAGAAGGCCCAACCCCAAAGAGACAAGTAGCCAAATGCCTATAGCTTCCGGGCGCCAACAACGCCAAAGTTCTCGTTGGTATGCCGAGGGTAGTAGGAGACACACAGGCCCCCAGCGGCGCAGCCGCCAATGGCCACAGGCCATTGGTTGTTATTCACTCTCTCTTGGCATCGGGTATAGGTGCATGAGTCAGTTGGTCAAAAAAAACTCTTTTTGGTGTCTTTCTCATGGATTAAAAAGGGCTACTGTCACCTCTAGAGACTTCGGTATGGTATATCCTTATGAAGGTAGGCGCGGAGAATATAATCAGATATCGAGCACCTTCTATAACTTCCAAGCTCCAATAAAACCGCAGGAATTACCTCCTACATCATAGGAATTACTAACATTTAGTCCGCCAGCACCAAAACACCCAATGGCCACAGGTCGTTCATTTGAAACTGGCCAGTGGTTGTAATACACCTTTTCGATACATCTTGTATAGGTCAATTTTGGCTTTTCTGGCAACAAATAGTCTCCAGGTTTCTCCTTTTGATATAGAAGAACTGCTATTGCAACATCTAGGACGTTTGGCAAGTTGTAGCTTCGAAAGTCATATTTCCGAATAATCTTATTTTGATCGCTAGAGGTTTTATTTCGTGTTGCTTCTAGAATACCTTTACTTAAAAGAACCCAATGAGAAGAACTAACCGTTTTGGCTCCTAAGCTTTTTTTTATATCGCTGTCATAATATTTATAATTTCCAAAAATTTTCTCTAAGTTATCAAGCGAAAGAGGAATCCCACTAACTTTTTTAGGGATCCAGACAAGGAAGTGGGTGTCAATAACTTTGCCAGTATACCCTTCGACTTTAAAGGGGGTTGGTTTATTGAGAATTGCGTTGATATTGCATGGAAGAAGTTGTTGTGGATCTTGTATGGAGTCAAGACCGAAATGCTTCTGCCATACGGTTTTCCCTAATGCAATAGACGGCAAGCGAGTACTCTGGCTATTTGAAGGGTTTGAGCTAATGGATAGATCAGAAAACTGGTTAATAAACGCATCGCTTGAATTTTGGCTGGAAGAAGAACTAGAGCTACTAGGGGTTAAGTTGCTTTGCTGGCTTTTTTGAATCTTATAGGTATTGGCTATGGTCGTTTGAAAAAGCTTGGTGAATTTGTCCTTAGAAATTCTCACCCCCGAGTTTTTATCAAAGCCTCCTAAGGTATGCACACCCATGATTTTAACCGAGCCAAACTCATCTTTAACCCAGATAGCGCTGCCGCTTTGTCCGCGATTTGTATCGATCTCATACTCGAAGATCTCTTTTTCAATGCTTTTGATTTTGTGGCTCATGCTCCACATCTGATCAAGGCCTTTGTCTCCAGGGTAACCGGTAATATTAAATGTGGCTCCTTTAAGGGAATCGTCGGGAGCGCTGCAGAGTCCTCCCCATCCGGTATACTTTCCAACCGACCTATCCAAGAGAAGGAGCGCGATGTCATAAGCGCGCTCTTTATTATTGGTATAGTTGTTGAATGTATAGGCTTTTATGACTGTCGCCTTTCCATAGGGGGCACTTTTTTCGTTGCGTCCAGGATAAGCAGTGATTTTGGTTGCCCACTTCTTGGTTTTTATGTCGTAAACGTTATGCCCACAGGTGAGAACGTGGTGGGGACCGATTAAGGACCCCGACCCTCCATACGTCCCATCTGAAAATTTCATTTCTAATTGGACATGGATGCTGTAGGGATACTCACTTGTTTTTTGGATCCTTTGACGCCCATCCTGCCCAGGAATGACCTTTTTAAGGACCGTCTCCTCTTGAA
Coding sequences within:
- a CDS encoding plasmid pRiA4b ORF-3 family protein, whose product is MPGKILKLKISLLRLNPLIWRRVLIDMAGDLEDLHRTIQLAMGWENCHLYSFRYGNQEFGCDEEGFSNERLAALSLREKDEILYEYDFGDCWEHKVKVEAILSKEKGVFYPKCLEGARACPPEDCGGVWGYEENLEIMCDKNHPEYEDTVQWMGKDFDPEHFDLKSVNRNLEGAFVRY
- a CDS encoding trypsin-like serine peptidase, with protein sequence MASSSNINTGNIVERTYSTTVQYKPGKFQYGKMEDVYFSASSPPLKKEQNQRIMLLRDKKLNEFQEETVLKKVIPGQDGRQRIQKTSEYPYSIHVQLEMKFSDGTYGGSGSLIGPHHVLTCGHNVYDIKTKKWATKITAYPGRNEKSAPYGKATVIKAYTFNNYTNNKERAYDIALLLLDRSVGKYTGWGGLCSAPDDSLKGATFNITGYPGDKGLDQMWSMSHKIKSIEKEIFEYEIDTNRGQSGSAIWVKDEFGSVKIMGVHTLGGFDKNSGVRISKDKFTKLFQTTIANTYKIQKSQQSNLTPSSSSSSSSQNSSDAFINQFSDLSISSNPSNSQSTRLPSIALGKTVWQKHFGLDSIQDPQQLLPCNINAILNKPTPFKVEGYTGKVIDTHFLVWIPKKVSGIPLSLDNLEKIFGNYKYYDSDIKKSLGAKTVSSSHWVLLSKGILEATRNKTSSDQNKIIRKYDFRSYNLPNVLDVAIAVLLYQKEKPGDYLLPEKPKLTYTRCIEKVYYNHWPVSNERPVAIGCFGAGGLNVSNSYDVGGNSCGFIGAWKL